The following DNA comes from Massilia sp. KIM.
TGGTCCTTTCGAGGTGCCGGCCCACGGTTCGATCTTCTTCAATTCGGGATTACTGAAGTTGAGCGACACATAGGTGGCGTCGGGCGCGACCAGGCGCTTGGCCGCCGGGCCGACCTTTTCCGGAGAAGTGTTCTCGAGGAACTCCTTGACGATGCTGATCGGCTCCCGGGAGGCGGCGCTGGATGGCTGCTGCGCCGCAGCCGGCACGTGGATGAGCAGGGTGCCTGCGCCGACGAGGGCGCCTGCCAGCGACACCAGGGACGCCGCGCCTGCGCGACGCGCGCTGGCGAAGGTAGTGATGGTTTTCATGTTTTTTCCTTTCGGTGGTGGGTGAATAGTCGGGTGGCATCGGCATCGGCATCAGGCCGTGCCGGGCTGCATGACGATGTGCTTGTGTTCCAAGAAATCCTCGAGTTGCGCGAATCCGCGCAGGCGACCCTGTCCGCTCTGCTTGTAGCCGCCTTCCTCGAACTCGTCGCGCATGACGGCCCAGTCGTTGATCCAGATCGTTCCCGCTTCGATGGCGCGCGCGACGCGCAGCGGCCGGTCGACGTCACGCGACCAGATGCTGGCGGCCAGGCCGTATTCGCTGTCGTTGGCCAACGCGATCGCTTCCGCCTCCGTATCGAACACCTGCATGGTGAGCACCGGGCCGAAGGTTTCTTCCTGCACGATGGCCATCCTGGAGTCGCTCACTTCGAGCAGGGTGGGACGGTAGAAAGCGCCCCGTGCGAGCGCGCCTTCGCGCACCGGGCCGCCGCGCACCACGCTGATGGCGCCGGCGGCGAGCGCGTCTTCCACGATCCGGTCGACGCGCGCGACGTTTGCCTTGTCGATCAGCGGGCCCATTTCGCTGGCCGGGTCGGACGCCGGTCCGACCTTGACTTCGGGCAGCCGTCGTTTCAGTCTTTCCCGCAGCGCATCGGCGGCGCCGCGCTGGACCAGCAGGCGGCTGCCGGTCATGCAGAACTGCCCCGCGAAGGTCGTCAAGGCCTTCTCGATGCGCGGCAAGGCGGCGTCGAGGTCGGCATCGTCGAAGACCAGGAAGGGCGTCTTGCCGCCCAGCTCCAGGCCGAAACGCTTGAGCCGCGCGGCGCCAGCCTGGGAGATGGCGCGTCCGGTCGCCGTGCTGCCCGTGAAGCTGATCGTCGGCACCTCGGGCGAGGCCACCAGGTAGGCGATGACTTCCTTGCTGCCGGTAACGATATTGACCACGCCCAGGGGGAGCCCCGGCGTGTTGCTGATGATCTTGCTGACCAGGGCATTGACCTGGGCCGTCTGGCCCGGCATCTGGACGACCGTCGTGCAACCGGCGGCCAGGGCCGGCGCGAGCGAGCGCACCATCAGGGCGACCGGCGAATTCCAGGGCACGCTGATGCCGGCCACGCCCATGGGCTCGCGCAGCACCATCGACAGGCGCCCCGGGGCCCATTCGGAGGCCCGTCCATGCTCGGTCGCGACCAGGGCGGCGCAGTAGCGCAAGCCGGGTGCGGCGAGCGACACTTCGAACGCCGCCTCGGCCGCGATCTTGCCGTTCTCCAGGCTCAGCAGCGCCGCCAGTTCGCCGGCATGGGCCTCGAACTGGTCGGCCATGGCTTGCAGGACGCGCACCCGCAAGGCCCGGTCCTGGCGCCACTGGCCGGACTGGAAAGCGCGCGTCGCGGCGGCCACCGCATCGCGCGCCTCGTATTCGGCGCCGAAGGCGTAACGCCCGATCTTTTCCCCGGTCGCGGGGTCGACGCTGTCGGCGTGCTCGCTCGAGTCGCGCCAGGCGCCGTCGATCCAGTGGCGCGCGAAGGGCAGTTCATGTGCAGGGTCTCTCATGATGTCTCCATAAAGGTTCGCTGGCTTGCCGCCGGTTGTGCGGAGGCTTCAAGCATGTATTTGCAAGCGCCGTGCCAGTGCACGGATGAGGTCGAGACTCTTGCAATGCAGCGGCAATGTTCTCCTGCGAAGATAGGGAGAA
Coding sequences within:
- a CDS encoding nuclear transport factor 2 family protein; this translates as MKTITTFASARRAGAASLVSLAGALVGAGTLLIHVPAAAQQPSSAASREPISIVKEFLENTSPEKVGPAAKRLVAPDATYVSLNFSNPELKKIEPWAGTSKGPEGFSSTFARVATYWKIEDFTVSEMFGSGENVAVFGKFTYRSVAVGTSFTSPFSILAKVKDGKIVYFQFLEDTYASAASFRQSGSWTVKTDPKAPAFKVGKTD
- a CDS encoding aldehyde dehydrogenase family protein, translating into MRDPAHELPFARHWIDGAWRDSSEHADSVDPATGEKIGRYAFGAEYEARDAVAAATRAFQSGQWRQDRALRVRVLQAMADQFEAHAGELAALLSLENGKIAAEAAFEVSLAAPGLRYCAALVATEHGRASEWAPGRLSMVLREPMGVAGISVPWNSPVALMVRSLAPALAAGCTTVVQMPGQTAQVNALVSKIISNTPGLPLGVVNIVTGSKEVIAYLVASPEVPTISFTGSTATGRAISQAGAARLKRFGLELGGKTPFLVFDDADLDAALPRIEKALTTFAGQFCMTGSRLLVQRGAADALRERLKRRLPEVKVGPASDPASEMGPLIDKANVARVDRIVEDALAAGAISVVRGGPVREGALARGAFYRPTLLEVSDSRMAIVQEETFGPVLTMQVFDTEAEAIALANDSEYGLAASIWSRDVDRPLRVARAIEAGTIWINDWAVMRDEFEEGGYKQSGQGRLRGFAQLEDFLEHKHIVMQPGTA